The Candidatus Methylomirabilis limnetica genome window below encodes:
- the queF gene encoding preQ(1) synthase, which translates to MSTQPSKEIEIFPNPEPGRDYEIQMTCPEFTCLCPKTGQPDFAILTLTYVPDQSCIELKSFKLYLWSFRNEGHFHEAVTNRILDDLVKACRPRFMKLVADFYVRGGIHTIITVTHQQS; encoded by the coding sequence ATGTCCACGCAACCGTCAAAAGAGATCGAGATCTTTCCCAACCCTGAGCCTGGGCGCGATTACGAGATCCAGATGACCTGCCCTGAGTTTACCTGCCTCTGCCCGAAGACCGGCCAGCCTGACTTCGCGATCCTGACGCTCACCTATGTTCCTGACCAGTCGTGCATCGAGTTAAAATCGTTCAAACTCTACCTCTGGTCCTTCCGGAACGAGGGCCACTTTCATGAGGCGGTCACGAACCGGATCCTGGATGACCTCGTCAAGGCTTGCCGGCCCCGCTTCATGAAGCTGGTCGCCGACTTCTACGTCCGCGGCGGTATCCACACCATCATTACCGTCACGCATCAGCAGTCGTAG
- a CDS encoding transcriptional regulator — MELTRRQEIMTMLREGEWTLDELAMNFVVSKKVIIDDLEHIARSVPRPSRLQIHPPTCEVCGYRFKDRAKYNDPSRCPMCKNEHLRSQRFQIV, encoded by the coding sequence ATGGAACTGACGCGGCGGCAGGAGATCATGACGATGCTCCGGGAGGGCGAGTGGACGTTGGACGAGCTGGCCATGAACTTCGTGGTGTCAAAAAAGGTGATCATCGATGACCTCGAGCATATCGCCCGCTCTGTCCCAAGGCCCTCTCGCCTCCAGATCCATCCCCCAACCTGCGAGGTGTGCGGCTATCGCTTCAAGGACCGGGCGAAGTACAACGATCCTTCCCGGTGCCCAATGTGCAAAAACGAACACCTTCGCTCCCAACGATTCCAGATCGTCTGA